The Halarchaeum grantii genome contains a region encoding:
- a CDS encoding MFS transporter codes for MSDRAAPPSSSGTRRRVAVVVGIVFIDLIGFGIIIPILPFYVRSFGVSDVFIGLLAASYSLAQFGAAPVLGRISDERGRRPVLMLSVGVAGVAWVLFGFAAEIGATLGTVLGLVVLFGARLLAGAAGGNIAAAQAYIADVTTPAERPGALGLVGAAFGLGFVFGPAIGGLLASETAVSTARALLPDLVPVTRFSLPSFAAAGFSFLALAAAAVVLTEPNRPRVPARRVTFVAQFRDALSDVTLRPLVVAFFLTSLAFAGITVMFVPFLADFFGYDATDAAMFLAYIGALGIVNQGVLVGWLSRRVGVRYVVRAGVAALFLALVLLAASPLAGTTPLLGGGPDWVTGGLVVLLAFGALASFGNGATTVGLAALVSEGATGDAQGAAFGVTQGAGSLGRTVGPPLAAAAYVVLYWSPFVAGALLLVPVALLLRR; via the coding sequence ATGAGCGACCGGGCAGCACCCCCCTCATCGTCAGGGACACGTCGCCGCGTCGCGGTCGTCGTCGGCATCGTCTTCATCGATCTGATCGGGTTCGGCATCATCATCCCGATCCTCCCGTTCTACGTCCGCTCGTTCGGCGTCAGCGACGTTTTCATCGGGCTACTCGCGGCGTCGTACTCCCTCGCGCAGTTCGGGGCTGCCCCGGTGCTGGGCCGGATCTCCGACGAGCGTGGACGGCGTCCCGTGCTCATGCTCTCGGTCGGCGTCGCCGGTGTCGCCTGGGTTCTCTTCGGGTTCGCTGCGGAGATCGGCGCGACCCTCGGAACGGTACTGGGTCTGGTCGTGCTGTTCGGCGCTCGGTTGCTCGCCGGTGCCGCCGGCGGCAACATCGCCGCCGCGCAGGCGTACATCGCTGACGTGACGACGCCGGCCGAGCGCCCCGGCGCACTCGGCCTCGTCGGCGCGGCCTTCGGGCTGGGGTTCGTGTTCGGTCCCGCGATCGGTGGTCTGCTGGCCAGCGAGACGGCGGTATCGACCGCCCGCGCTCTCCTGCCCGACCTCGTTCCCGTGACTCGCTTCTCGTTGCCGAGTTTCGCCGCAGCCGGCTTCTCGTTTCTCGCGCTCGCCGCGGCGGCGGTCGTCCTGACGGAGCCGAATCGCCCCCGGGTTCCGGCTCGGCGCGTCACGTTCGTCGCTCAGTTCAGGGACGCCCTCTCCGACGTAACGCTCCGGCCGCTCGTCGTCGCGTTCTTCCTGACCTCGCTCGCGTTCGCCGGCATCACCGTGATGTTCGTCCCGTTCTTGGCCGACTTCTTCGGATACGACGCGACCGACGCGGCGATGTTCCTCGCCTACATCGGCGCGCTCGGAATCGTCAACCAGGGAGTGCTCGTCGGCTGGCTCTCACGGCGCGTCGGTGTCCGATACGTCGTCCGCGCGGGCGTCGCGGCGCTGTTCCTCGCGCTGGTCCTGCTCGCGGCGTCCCCGTTGGCGGGAACGACGCCCCTCCTCGGGGGCGGCCCCGACTGGGTGACCGGTGGGCTCGTCGTGCTGTTGGCGTTCGGGGCGCTCGCGTCGTTCGGAAACGGCGCGACGACGGTCGGGCTCGCGGCGCTCGTCTCGGAGGGTGCCACCGGGGACGCGCAGGGGGCGGCCTTCGGCGTCACGCAGGGGGCGGGGAGTCTCGGACGGACGGTCGGGCCGCCGCTCGCTGCCGCCGCCTACGTCGTGCTCTACTGGTCGCCGTTCGTCGCCGGGGCGCTCCTGTTGGTGCCGGTCGCGCTATTGTTGCGACGCTGA
- a CDS encoding MATE family efflux transporter: protein MVRLAWPIVVIQLLQVAYNLADTFWLGRYSGNALAAISLAFPLILFLISVSGGFTTAGSILVAQYTGADSEGSAGKVAGQTLSFVAVIAVVLAILGFLLSDPLLSLLPADPETAAVVIPLATEYMRWFFLGVPALFGFFVFSALMRGYGNTHVPMRVMLVSVAINVVLDPLLIFGYGPIPELGIRGAVVATVFARFVATLIGLYVLFYTDAGPDVSLPDLRPDLGLVKKIVRLGVPSAAEQSTSSLAMITLTAMVASFPPAVVGAYGLGNRLISLVFLPAMGLGRATNTMVGQNLGAGKSERAERAVRLAVGAGAGVMLCVAVVAYLFPGPIVSVFLGSNVENAADIAAYGTEYVRIRTVEFAFIGVLQVLLGAFRGSGNTTTSMVFSMVALWIGRVPTVYVLAFVVGLGAQGIWFGMALGNIVGAIAAAAWFLRGTWKDAVIDETPSPGAPDP from the coding sequence CGCTCGCCGCCATCTCGCTCGCGTTCCCGCTCATCCTCTTCCTCATCTCGGTGAGCGGCGGGTTTACGACGGCGGGGAGCATCCTCGTCGCGCAGTACACGGGCGCGGACAGCGAGGGGTCCGCGGGGAAAGTCGCGGGTCAGACGCTCTCGTTCGTCGCGGTCATCGCCGTCGTCCTCGCGATTCTCGGGTTCCTCCTCTCGGACCCGCTGCTGTCGCTCCTGCCCGCCGACCCGGAGACGGCGGCCGTCGTCATCCCGCTCGCCACCGAGTACATGCGGTGGTTCTTCCTCGGCGTCCCCGCGCTCTTCGGGTTCTTCGTCTTCTCCGCGCTGATGCGCGGATACGGGAACACGCACGTCCCGATGCGCGTCATGCTGGTGAGCGTCGCCATCAACGTCGTCCTCGACCCGCTGCTCATCTTCGGCTACGGGCCGATCCCCGAACTCGGGATTCGCGGCGCCGTCGTCGCCACCGTCTTCGCGCGCTTCGTCGCCACGCTCATCGGCCTCTACGTCCTCTTCTACACGGACGCCGGCCCGGACGTCTCGCTCCCGGACCTCCGGCCGGACCTCGGCCTCGTGAAGAAGATCGTCCGCCTCGGCGTCCCGAGCGCTGCCGAGCAGTCGACGTCATCGCTCGCGATGATCACGCTCACCGCGATGGTGGCGTCGTTCCCGCCGGCGGTCGTCGGCGCGTACGGCCTCGGGAACCGGCTCATCTCCCTCGTCTTCCTGCCCGCGATGGGCCTCGGGCGCGCGACGAACACGATGGTCGGGCAGAACCTCGGCGCCGGGAAGTCCGAGCGCGCCGAGCGCGCCGTCCGCCTCGCCGTTGGTGCGGGCGCGGGCGTCATGCTCTGCGTCGCCGTCGTCGCCTACCTCTTCCCGGGCCCCATCGTCTCCGTCTTCCTCGGCTCGAACGTCGAGAACGCCGCCGACATCGCCGCCTACGGCACCGAGTACGTCCGCATCCGCACCGTCGAGTTCGCGTTCATCGGCGTCCTCCAGGTCCTCCTCGGCGCCTTCCGGGGCTCCGGGAACACGACGACGAGCATGGTCTTCTCGATGGTCGCGCTCTGGATCGGTCGCGTCCCCACCGTCTACGTCCTCGCGTTCGTCGTCGGCCTCGGCGCGCAGGGTATCTGGTTCGGGATGGCGCTCGGGAACATCGTCGGCGCCATCGCCGCCGCCGCGTGGTTCCTTCGCGGCACGTGGAAGGACGCCGTCATCGACGAGACACCGTCGCCCGGCGCGCCCGACCCCTGA